A single genomic interval of Daucus carota subsp. sativus chromosome 1, DH1 v3.0, whole genome shotgun sequence harbors:
- the LOC108213054 gene encoding eukaryotic translation initiation factor translates to MASETTAVIESSGGDTAVDKQPHKLYREWTFWFDNQSKPKQQGAAWGSSLRKAYTFHTVEDFWCLYDHVFRPNKLPGNADFHLFKAGIEPKWEDVECANGGKWTVISSRKETLDTMWRETLMALIGEQFDEAEEICGVVVSVRQRQDKLALWTKNAANEAVQMSIGRKWKEVLDITDKISYSFHDDSKRERSAKSRYFV, encoded by the exons ATGGCGAGTGAAACAACAGCGGTGATTGAATCTAGCGGCGGAGACACGGCGGTGGATAAACAACCGCACAAGTTATATAGGGAATGGACTTTCTGGTTCGATAATCAATCCAAACCCAAACAACAAGGCGCTGCTTGGGGCTCTTCGCTTCGCAAGGCCTATACTTTTCACACCGTTGAAGACTTTTGGTG CTTGTATGATCACGTTTTCAGGCCTAATAAGTTGCCAGGGAATGctgattttcatttatttaaagCCGGGATTGAGCCCAAGTGGGAAGATGTTGAGTGTGCTAATGGAGGCAAGTGGACTGTTATTAGTAGCAGAAAGGAAACTCTTGACACCATGTGGCGAGAaact CTAATGGCTCTGATTGGAGAGCAATTTGATGAAGCTGAAGAGATTTGTGGCGTGGTTGTTAGTGTCCGTCAAAGACAGGATAAGCTTGCATTGTGGACCAAGAATGCTGCCAATGAAGCTGTCCAG ATGAGCATCGGAAGAAAGTGGAAAGAGGTTCTGGATATTACTGATAAGATCTCATATAGCTTTCAC GATGATTCTAAAAGGGAAAGATCTGCAAAAAGTCGATATTTTGTCTAA
- the LOC108194890 gene encoding uncharacterized protein LOC108194890 — protein sequence MGCFLTCFGYSSNRRKRRKSSIRILCEDHSLQPEVITSTIRQDPLKDKPKDSLSSKVRKKVSFNLNVKMYEPIPDDEMADCFSVYNKIERQEQSGEVMDKSRKSSSKLGCEGNLMGSEMVLYPADYRYQNLSGSYDEEDEISLEESDLGDEDEDDYDGDSDEEDSWESKDNEDDVWRTNEFEFIEQFYPRKDNVTRTSLSAERNDNRSEELLNFKRNCSARDRSHYVLPVLNPVADLSQWKVVKAKSVPSSTYLKENMPCQEQQRRLNLMPSCNQLLSGCISNSNTSKPLEQDGEVVSSLSNWL from the exons ATGGGGTGTTTTCTTACATGTTTTGGTTACTCTAGCAACCGAAGGAAACGTCGAAAATCGAGCATTAGAATTTTATGTGAAGATCAT TCTCTTCAACCAGAGGTCATCACATCAACTATCAGACAAGACCCCCTCAA AGATAAGCCGAAAGACAGCTTAAGTTCAAAAGTAAGAAAGAAAGTGAGTTTCAACTTGAATGTGAAGATGTATGAGCCAATCCCAGATGATGAAATGGCTGATTGTTTTTCGGTGTACAATAAAATTGAAAGGCAGGAACAGAGTGGGGAAGTGATGGATAAATCAAGGAAATCTTCGTCGAAGCTTGGGTGTGAGGGGAACTTGATGGGATCAGAAATGGTACTTTACCCTGCTGATTATAGATACCAGAATCTCAGTGGTAGCTATGATGAGGAGGATGAGATAAGCCTTGAGGAAAGTGATTTAGGTGACGAAGATGAAGATGATTATGATGGTGATAGCGATGAAGAAGACAGTTGGGAAAGCAAAGACAACGAAGATGATGTGTGGAGGACTAATGAATTTGAGTTTATTGAGCAGTTCTACCCTCGAAAAGACAATGTCACTAGGACTTCACTGTCAGCAGAAAGAAATGATAATCGTTCCGAAGAACTGTTAAACTTTAAAAGAAATTGCAGTGCTCGAGATAGGAGCCATTACGTACTTCCGGTGCTGAATCCAGTAGCAGACCTGAGTCAGTGGAAGGTGGTGAAGGCTAAATCAGTACCATCTTCAACATATCTCAAGGAAAATATGCCATGTCAAGAACAGCAGAGACGTTTGAATTTGATGCCAAGTTGCAACCAGTTACTTTCAGGGTGCATATCAAATTCGAATACTTCTAAGCCCCTAGAACAAGACGGAGAGGTTGTCTCCAGCCTTTCTAATTGGCTATAA